Proteins found in one Mangifera indica cultivar Alphonso chromosome 15, CATAS_Mindica_2.1, whole genome shotgun sequence genomic segment:
- the LOC123197202 gene encoding peptidyl-prolyl cis-trans isomerase FKBP4, which produces MASPAHVASAPLNKVERGHQLYREGRYSEALLFYTEALSMAKAKPQKIALHSNRAACFLKLHDFEKAAEECTSVLELDHDHTGALMLRAQTLVTLKEYHSALFDVNRLIELNPSSEVYQNLQARLKTQLSLAPIPESEAELEEEEEIHEVELEQEHEISEGDPFTVAEEEEKYNEKDNAAVSLVVKGLKGEQEFVIPRRSPGIKESSEVKRDQKAEPEKANDLQNKGKESSTQDSKGWQTIPKPKGHSTLDYARWDRVEDDSSEEDDDDDDDDEDCQYRFRVRTVGVRQVK; this is translated from the exons ATGGCGTCACCGGCACATGTAGCGTCAGCACCGCTGAACAAGGTCGAGAGAGGTCACCAGTTGTACAGAGAGGGACGGTACTCCGAGGCGTTACTGTTCTATACGGAGGCGCTTTCGATGGCCAAAGCTAAACCGCAGAAGATCGCTTTGCATAGTAATAGAGCCGCTTGTTTCTTGAAACTTCACGATTTCGAGAAG GCAGCCGAAGAATGTACCTCAGTGCTTGAGCTTGATCATGATCACACTGGAGCACTGATGCTGCGAGCACAGACCCTGGTAACTTTAAAGGAGTATCACTCAGCACTTTTTGATGTCAACAGGCTCATTGAGTTGAATCCATCATCAGAAGTTTATCAAAACCTCCAAGCTCGTTTAAAGACACAGCTG TCACTTGCTCCAATACCTGAATCTGAAGCAGagttggaagaagaggaagagataCATGAAGTAGAGTTGGAACAAGAGCATGAGATAAGTGAAGGAGATCCATTTACAGTTgcagaagaagaggaaaaatataatgaaaaagatAATGCAGCTGTTTCACTTGTAGTGAAGGGTCTGAAAGGTGAACAAGAATTTGTTATCCCTAGAAGAAGTCCAGGCATCAAGGAATCTTCTGAAGTGAAAAGAGATCAGAAAGCTGAGCCTGAAAAAGCTAATGATTTACAAAACAAAGGCAAGGAATCCTCCACACAAGATTCAAAAGGATGGCAAACAATCCCAAAACCTAAGGGACACTCAACTCTGGACTATGCAAGGTGGGACAGAGTAGAAGATGACTCtagtgaagaagatgatgacgacgacgacgacgatgAAGATTGTCAGTATCGATTCCGTGTCAGAACTGTGGGTGTGCGCCAAGTAAAGTGA
- the LOC123198228 gene encoding cyclin-T1-3-like, with translation MASLLSGDPSHHGFYEDESSKLTQDKLEEGGRWYFSRKEIEQNSPSRRDGIDWKKESYLRKSYCTFLQDLGMRLKVPQITIATAIIFCHRFFLRQSHARNDRRTIATVCMFLAGKVEETPRPLKDVILVSYEIIHKKDKDPDAISRIKQKEIYEQQKELILLGERLLLSTLDFDLHALHPYKPLVEAIKKFKVAQNALAQVAWNFVNDGLRTSLCLQFRPHHVAAGAIFLAAKFLKVKLPSDGERMWWQEFEVTPHQLEEVSNQMLELYEQNRVPPSQCGEVDGSAQVGSTQRATSRTLSSSEEYPATNSYSQASCTNSRTVMPASTKPVSEHLLADNHCESSRITQNRSNDWGNVEMEITINDNAQSTLRFGLNAHGKEDQESNVVVNETRYAGDSKGKGFSRNLGHRGGLVSQSPQEAIKKIDKDKVKAALEKGRNSRVDTPRKTDLMDEDDLIERELENGVELAAENEENKRDKRQRWSRSSDRQEYENSRFVKNQEDARETRRQFRGQSLRGLDFSYVEEGEVSALRDLSQSSHSPKSSRRKRKVGISPDRSSQGKLRHSYGSGTNHYNHHDYVDDRNWMGRLGYMERDQKRHVPENHV, from the exons ATGGCTAGTTTGTTGTCGGGTGATCCCTCACATCATGGATTTTATGAAGATGAGTCATCCAAACTTACTCAGGACAAACTAGAAGAAGGTGGCCGTTGGTACTTCTCTAGGAAAGAAATTGAACAGAATTCTCCATCTAGACGAGATGGAATTGATTGGAAAAAGGAGAGTTATCTTCGCAAGTCATACTGCACATTTCTCCAAGACTTGGGCATGAGACTTAAAGT ACCTCAGATAACAATTGCTACAGCAATAATATTCTGCCATCGGTTCTTCCTTCGTCAATCACACGCAAGGAATGACAGAAGG ACCATAGCCACAGTGTGTATGTTTCTGGCAGGGAAGGTTGAGGAGACTCCCCGTCCACTAAAAGATGTTATTCTTGTTTCATAtgaaattattcataaaaaggATAAGGACCCTGATGCAATTAGTAGGATCAAGCAAAAG GAGATATATGAACAACAGAAAGAACTAATTTTACTCGGGGAAAGGCTTTTATTATCAACTCTTGATTTTGATCTACATGCCCTCCATCCATATAAACCTCTTGTTGAGGCAATAAAGAAATTCAAGGTTGCTCAGAATGCCCTTGCTCAAGTTGCATGGAACTTTGTCAATGATGG ACTGCGGACCTCTCTCTGCTTACAGTTTAGGCCTCACCATGTTGCTGCGGGGGCCATTTTTCTTGCCGCAAAGTTCCTCAAAGTAAAGCTTCCATCAGATGGTGAGAGAATGTGGTGGCAAGAGTTTGAAGTCACCCCTCACCAATTGGAAG AGGTTAGCAACCAAATGTTGGAACTCTATGAACAAAACCGAGTGCCACCTTCCCAGTGCGGTGAAGTTGACGGAAGTGCTCAAGTGGGGAGTACTCAGCGAGCAACGTCGAGAACTTTATCCAGCAGTGAAGAATATCCAGCAACTAATAGTTATTCTCAGGCCAGTTGTACAAATTCAAGAACTGTAATGCCTGCATCAACTAAGCCAGTTTCTGAGCATTTATTAGCTGATAATCATTGTGAATCTTCGAGAATCACACAAAATCGGAGTAATGACTGGGGAAATGTAGAGATGGAAATTACTATAAATGACAATGCTCAAAGCACATTGAGGTTTGGGTTAAATGCACATGGTAAAGAAGATCAAGAGAGCAATGTTGTGGTAAATGAAACAAGATATGCAGGGGACTCGAAGGGCAAGGGTTTTAGTCGGAATTTGGGACATAGAGGAGGTTTAGTTAGCCAGTCACCACAGGAAGCTATCAAGAAGATTGACAAAGACAAGGTAAAGGCAGCACTGGAGAAAGGAAGGAACTCCCGAGTTGACACCCCTCGTAAAACTGATTTGATGGATGAGGATGATTTGATTGAGCGGGAATTGGAAAACGGAGTTGAATTAGCTGCAGAGAATGAGGAAAACAAGCGTGACAAGAGGCAGAGGTGGTCTAGATCATCAGACAGACAAGAATACGAGAATTCACGTTTTGTTAAAAATCAAGAGGATGCTAGAGAGACCCGACGACAATTCAGAGGACAGTCTTTACGGGGATTGGATTTCAGTTATGTTGAAGAAGGGGAGGTCTCAGCGCTTCGTGACCTTAGCCAGAGTTCCCATTCACCTAAGTCAAGCAGACGCAAGCGGAAGGTTGGAATCTCACCTGACAGATCATCACAAGGAAAGCTGCGGCACAGTTACGGTTCTGGGACGAATCATTATAATCATCATGATTATGTTGATGATCGGAACTGGATGGGCCGGCTTGGTTATATGGAGAGAGATCAGAAAAGGCACGTACCGGAAAATCATGTCTGA
- the LOC123198015 gene encoding uncharacterized protein LOC123198015 — protein MAIVFNLHCYLLLLLLLTLSSTFFLHPHNLASANYSLIDQQCRQTDAPETCIGCIMSHPEAAEKADKPEDIAAILLTCLSDGAEILKSNFSMLASSVSKDDIFKGVCEICSKGYGEAETRLSSAADALKKSDYDEANHMLATALTSSEMISCRLNIESYKSEVPKILYLMRIYEELTGAAMSVIDRLPYGEKP, from the coding sequence ATGGCTATAGTTTTCAATCTCCAttgttatcttcttcttcttcttcttcttactcTTTCTTCAACCTTCTTTCTCCACCCTCACAATCTGGCCTCCGCCAACTACTCATTAATCGATCAACAATGTCGGCAAACAGACGCCCCGGAAACATGCATTGGGTGCATAATGTCCCACCCAGAAGCTGCCGAGAAAGCTGATAAACCTGAAGATATCGCCGCCATTCTCTTGACTTGTCTGAGTGACGGTGCCGAGATTTTGAAAAGCAATTTTTCAATGCTGGCTTCTTCAGTGTCAAAAGACGATATTTTTAAGGGCGTTTGCGAGATTTGCAGCAAGGGTTACGGCGAAGCAGAGACGAGACTCTCGTCGGCAGCCGATGCACTGAAGAAGAGCGACTATGATGAGGCTAATCACATGCTGGCCACGGCTCTTACTAGCAGTGAAATGATTTCTTGTAGGTTGAACATTGAGAGCTATAAATCGGAAGTTCCTAAGATTCTTTATCTAATGAGGATCTATGAAGAGCTCACTGGTGCAGCCATGTCTGTCATTGATCGACTCCCTTATGGGGAAAAACCCTGA
- the LOC123198129 gene encoding acetylornithine aminotransferase, mitochondrial, giving the protein MPNTMSSIQSPLRVSISESTNLRRRISFEGRGKVIKINHSVKRVTIVSCLSAHVAESRESVAVAKSSQEVMEAEKKVLVGTYARTPVVLVSGKGCKLYDVEGREYLDMSSGIAVNALGHGDEDWVKAVVDQANLLTHVSNVYYSVPQIELAKRLVASSFADRVFFTNSGTEANEAAIKFSRKFQRHSNPDAKEPAMEFIAFSNCFHGRTMGALALTSKEHYRLPFEPVMSGVTFVEFGNIEATKKLIQRGKTAAVFVEPIQGEGGIYSATKEFLQFLRSACDDAGALLVFDEVQCGLGRTGYLWAHEHYGIFPDMMTLAKPLAGGLPIGAALVTERVASAINYGDHGSTFAGSPLVCNAAIAVLDKIAKPDFLARVSKKGQYLKELLKQKLGGNPHVKEIRGQGLIIGIELDIPASPLVDACRESGLLVLTAGKGNVVRIVPPLIITEQELDHAVEILHKSIPVLDCNSN; this is encoded by the exons ATGCCCAACACAATGAGTTCAATTCAGAGTCCTCTTCGTGTATCAATCTCCGAATCGACCAATCTCCGCCGTCGGATCAGTTTTGAAGGTCGAGGAAAAGTGATCAAAATCAACCACAGCGTCAAAAGAGTGACTATTGTATCGTGTCTCAGCGCGCATGTGGCGGAGTCACGTGAGAGCGTGGCAGTAGCGAAGAGCAGCCAGGAGGTGATGGAGGCGGAGAAGAAGGTGCTGGTGGGGACGTACGCGAGGACGCCTGTGGTACTTGTGAGTGGCAAGGGATGTAAATTGTATGATGTTGAGGGGCGAGAGTATTTGGATATGAGTTCGGGGATTGCTGTGAATGCGCTTGGACATGGAGATGAAGATTGGGTAAAGGCCGTGGTTGACCAAGCGAATTTGTTGACGCATGTCAGCAATGTGTATTATTCCGTCCCTCAG ATAGAGCTTGCTAAGCGTTTAGTGGCTTCTTCTTTTGCTGATCGCGTGTTTTTTACAAATTCGGGAACGGAAGCAAATGAAGCTGCTATCAAATTTTCCCGGAAGTTTCAGAGACACTCAAATCCTGATGCAAAAGAGCCAGCCATGGAGTTCATAGCTTTCTCCAACTGCTTTCATGGAAGAACCATGGGTGCTCTTGCTCTGACAAGCAAGGAACACTATAGGTTACCTTTTGAACCTGTCATGTCTGGGGTCACTTTTGTGGAGTTTGGAAATATAGAAGCCACCAAAAAACTGATTCAGCGTGGTAAAACTGCGGCAGTTTTTGTTGAACCCATTCAGGGTGAAGGGGGCATATATAGTGCAACAAAAGAATTTTTACAGTTTCTACGTAGTGCTTGTGATGATGCTGGGGCTCTTCTTGTCTTTGATGAG GTTCAATGTGGTTTAGGCCGGACTGGATACCTCTGGGCACATGAGCACTATGGTATCTTCCCAGATATGATGACCCTTGCCAAACCTCTTGCCGGAGGCCTACCCATTGGAGCTGCTCTGGTGACTGAACGAGTTGCTTCTGCCATAAATTATGGAGACCATGGAAGCACTTTTGCTGGAAGCCCCCTTGTCTGCAACGCTGCAATTGCTGTTCTTGACAAAATCGCAAAACCTGACTTCTTGGCCAGGGTCTCTAAGAAAGGCCAGTACCTCAAAGAACTTTTAAAGCAGAAGCTGGGAGGAAATCCTCATGTCAAAGAAATACGTGGACAAGGGCTTATTATTGGAATTGAGTTGGACATTCCTGCCTCACCCCTTGTAGATGCATGCCGAGAATCTGGCCTCCTTGTACTTACTGCTGGAAAAGGCAACGTTGTGAGGATTGTGCCTCCATTGATCATAACGGAGCAAGAGCTTGATCATGCAGTTGAAATTCTTCACAAATCCATTCCAGTTCTTGACTGTAATTCAAACTAG
- the LOC123197184 gene encoding uncharacterized protein At4g15545-like, producing MAQNSGGSGGGGGVPDFHISDEILAVIPMDPYDQLDLARKITSMAIASRVSKLEAETGRMRQKLYEKDRLIYELEERLSHVQKASQEAESKMKILLDDNTKLSKERDSLAMTVKNLSRDLAKLETFKRQLLQSLNEDTSSQADTVDIGTCDQSVPRACPDKDEGTNGYMGQHSFSGSTDTGSAVDEAASWNTAQRFSLTPYITPRLTPSVTPKVKSMSVSPRGYSAAGSPKKTSGATSPTKPVYDGRTSMSSWYPSSQQASAANSPPRPRSLPGRTPRIDGKEFFRQARSRLSYEQFSAFLANIKELNAQKQTREETLRKADEIFGTDNKDLFLYFQGLLNRNAR from the exons ATGGCGCAGAACAGCGGAGGAAGTGGCGGCGGCGGTGGGGTACCCGACTTTCATATATCGGACGAGATTCTGGCGGTGATACCGATGGATCCGTACGACCAGCTGGATCTGGCCCGTAAGATCACGTCGATGGCAATAGCGTCGCGCGTGTCGAAGCTGGAGGCGGAGACGGGGAGGATGAGACAGAAGTTATACGAGAAGGATCGTTTGATATACGAACTTGAAGAGAGGCTCTCGCACGTGCAAAAAGCGTCGCAGGAGGCTGAGTCCAAAATGAAGATTCTTCTCGATGATAAt acgAAGCTTTCAAAGGAACGAGATTCATTGGCAATGACTGTGAAGAATCTCAGCCGTGACTTGGCAAAG TTGGAAACATTTAAGAGACAACTACTGCAGTCACTGAATGAGGATACTTCTTCG CAAGCTGACACTGTTGATATTGGGACCTGTGATCAGTCAGTTCCAAGGGCCTGTCCTGACAAGG ATGAGGGGACCAATGGCTATATGGGGCAACACTCCTTCAGTGGCTCAACTGATACGGGAAGTGCAGTTGATGAAG CGGCTTCTTGGAATACTGCTCAAAGATTTTCTCTGACTCCATATATAACTCCACGACTCACTCCATCTGTAACTCCAAAAGTTAAATCCATGAGTGTGTCACCTAGGGGTTATTCTGCTGCTGGATCTCCCAAGAAAACATCTGGTGCAACATCTCCGACAAAACCTGTATATGATGGAAGAACTTCAATGTCTTCATGGTATCCATCAAGCCAGCAGGCATCGGCAGCAAATTCTCCTCCTCGTCCACGTTCACTTCCAG GGCGCACACCTCGAATTGATGGAAAGGAGTTCTTTCGTCAGGCTAG GAGTCGTTTATCATATGAACAGTTCAGTGCATTTTTGGCTAACATCAAGGAATTAAATGCTCAAAAGCAAACTCGAGAG GAAACCTTAAGGAAAGCAGATGAGATTTTTGGGACAGATAATAAAGATCTTTTTCTATATTTCCAAGGATTGCTTAACCGAAATGCTCGCTAA
- the LOC123198356 gene encoding uncharacterized protein LOC123198356 translates to MMPNKARAILSKQALASAMAIVLNLHYYLLLLVTLSSTFFLLPHNLATADDTLIEQQCRQTDAPTICIHCIKSHPEAAKKANKPETVAAILVTCLSDGAEILKGNMSTLASCTQDKNFKGDCEDCSKCFVEAKAKLSSATNALKKGDYDKANHILATALLSSKMIACGLKIERYKSKVPDDVYNMRIYKELTGVAMNIIDRLSYREKP, encoded by the coding sequence ATGATGCCAAACAAAGCAAGAGCTATCCTCAGTAAACAAGCTCTAGCTTCAGCCATGGCTATAGTTCTCAATCTCCAttattatcttcttcttcttgttacTCTTTCTTCAACCTTCTTTCTCCTCCCTCACAATCTCGCCACCGCGGACGACACATTAATCGAGCAACAATGTCGGCAAACAGACGCCCCGACAATATGCATTCACTGCATAAAATCCCACCCAGAAGCTGCTAAGAAAGCTAACAAACCTGAAACTGTCGCTGCCATTCTCGTGACTTGTCTAAGCGACGGTGCAGAGATCTTGAAAGGCAACATGTCAACACTGGCTTCTTGCACACAAGACAAGAATTTTAAGGGCGATTGCGAGGATTGCAGCAAGTGTTTCGTCGAAGCAAAGGCGAAACTGTCGTCGGCAACCAATGCACTGAAGAAGGGCGACTATGATAAGGCTAATCACATCCTGGCCACGGCTCTTCTTAGCAGTAAAATGATTGCTTGTGGGTTGAAAATCGAGAGGTATAAATCGAAAGTTCCTGATGATGTTTATAATATGAGGATTTATAAAGAACTCACTGGTGTAGCCATGAACATCATTGATCGACTCTCTTATAGGGAAAAACCCTGA